In Nicotiana tabacum cultivar K326 chromosome 11, ASM71507v2, whole genome shotgun sequence, a single window of DNA contains:
- the LOC142166135 gene encoding zinc finger BED domain-containing protein RICESLEEPER 1-like → MANKMKEKFDKYLGDPEKMNKMIFISCVLDPRYKFDSVSFALAKMFEEKGPIIAKGVHTYMTSLFDEYVKSYSKDKVCRPSSCLSNSSLDTMETSNGSFGSFFEELKRHKAGIRGLDSKSELEKYLTEEVENEIADNNILLWWKVNSPRFLILAEMDPDVLSIPI, encoded by the coding sequence ATGGCAAATAAGATGAAGGAGAAATTTGATAAGTATTTGGGTGATCcagaaaaaatgaacaaaatgattttcatttcatgtgttttggatcCTCGGTACAAGTTTGATTCTGTTAGTTTTGCACTTGCGAAGATGTTCGAAGAGAAAGGGCCAATTATCGCGAAGGGAGTGCATACATACATGACTTCATTGTTTGATGAGTATGTAAAGTCTTATTCAAAAGATAAAGTTTGTCGTCCCTCTTCATGTTTATCTAACTCTTCATTGGACACAATGGAAACTTCAAATGGATCTTTTGGTTCTTTCTTTGAAGAATTAAAAAGACATAAAGCTGGGATTAGAGGTTTAGATTCTAAATCAGAATTGGAAAAATATCTAACAGAAGAAGTTGAAAATGAAATAGCAGacaataatatattgctttggtgGAAAGTAAACTCACCTAGATTCCTCATTCTTGCTGAGATGGATCCGGATGTATTATCTATTCCTATTTAA